The Malus sylvestris chromosome 3, drMalSylv7.2, whole genome shotgun sequence genomic sequence atacggaaaaccaaaagcccactcactgatatgtcgaagggtcgtagcccccgagcctcgacTAATGGCGTtcgtcctcaggataagtctcacctatatgtgaaataactaaataaacattattttaagcacatacacaaaactaggaaataacttctcatacaaagctcaaatgggatattgaatataccaccatgagctactcaacctcaggaacattcccatatttttagaaaaaaatttcaacctcccacgcgccggccaaggcacggccagacgcgcccCCACGTGTGGCCAAACCCTAACTGAAACTTAACTGctattaggaatattccgttaatggaatattctcaaaatgaagcttagtaCTAGGAGAACAAAACCTTATcactttcaagccttgaaatccacGGGATTTCGCCGGAGGAACCTCGATAATCtggccaaacttgaaacttgcCATACTTGACTTCCTGACGTCCAAAacactttgtttttcttctccgagcttcacGAAGACGTCCTAAAGCTCACTAGTAGcttaaaatcttctaaaaacTTCACATTCACGATCACATGAACAGTGACCCAAAACTAGGTTATTCGGTTCTCGGGAAAATAAGGTCTTCACGCCCAACCAAGGGTATAGGTGAGCTCCTGAGCTCACAAGGATCACAAAGATTACCTTCACAGCCTTGATCCGTGACTGGAAGGGAGAGTTTGAAGTTCGTCCGTACGCTTGTACGGAAAGTAGAAGAAAaccgagagggaagagagagaaaaggagtCAACGGGAGAGAtaatgtgtgtgtggtccaaattttcttacaaccaaccaaaacaattagaacctttagttctaattgggtccaaaaggTTAGGAAGAAAATAAGTAAACTCAATTGTTTAATTTCTTAGCTTATTTACACAACACAACTCAACTTTCAAGGGTAGAATCGACATTTCACGACATCAAGAAAAATATCTCGGGACGAGCTATCACAAAAAAtgtttccttcaaggattttaccgttcttcttcttcctctgcctcaCCTGCTGGATATACCCTCGTGAAGAATTGTTCGCACCATGCCTGCTTTTAGTTCTCAACATAACAGTTACgtatatctttgatttcttgtttggtgcaGTTCCTAATTTCTAACCCAatgtttatttatctttgcttcgATCAAAGATGGTGTGGTATCATCGCCCATCTTGGACTGATgatttaattttactgcaaattttagATGGAGCGGTAAAATTGCCAACCCTaccctgcatatttaaatttgcttgctatttaattttattgcaattttaggtggtgtggtataatcacccaccctgctctacatatttaaatttcTACTGCTTGAGTGGTGCGGAATAATCGCCCATCATATGCTAttcaatgagaatggtgcggtacaatcgccctcCTCATTCATCATGTAAATCTCGAACCTGAAGTTTCAAGTGtttatcattttggcctaaagatcaaaatgaaaaatttgtaagaaccagaagttctaacaatatattCCTCCAGAATACaaattattgcaagttcttacacacctcatttttctttaagaaaagaaaatggcgaacttggcaaaacttgattttgttgccctGGATATTACAGGGAAAAATTACCTTACCTGGGTAATGGATGCCAAGATTCATCTGGAGGCAGCGAATCTTGGAGAAACTATTAAGGAGGATAACAGTGCATCCTTTCAAGATCGGGCAAAGGCCATGATCTTTATCTGTCGCCACCTTGATGAGGGACTGAAAAGCGATTACCTCACGGTTGAAGATTTACTAACCCTCTGGAAGGCACTGAAAAATAGATACAATCATCAGAAAATGGTGATTCTTCCGAGCGCTCGTTATGAgtggactcacctaaggatccaggattttaaGACGGTGGCTGAGTACAATTTTCGTATGTTCAGAATTACCTCCCAGTTGAAGCTCTGTGGAGAAACCTTTACTGAGGAAGACatgctggaaaagactttcagcactTTTCATGCCTCTAACGTGTTCTTGCAGCAGCAGTATAGAGAGCGAGGCTTTACTCAGTACAACCAGTTGATATCTGTGCTCCTTGTAGCTGAGCAAAACAATGAGCTTCTAATGAAGAATCATCAGTCCTGACCTACTGGATCAACaccattcccagaagtgaatgttgCTTCCCTTGAAGGGaatattacatccactcatggcaataattacaaacgaggaCATGGCCATAAGCAAGGCCGAAAgggcaagaaccatggtgtccagtttcacaaccaggttccaaggcATAATACAGGCCCGAGCTTTAAAAATGCAAATCGTCAAAAAGgcaaagctcatatgaacacTCCTAGAAATCCTAAAGGAGTTTGCCttaggtgtggtggcaatgggcaCTGGGCACGTACCtgtcgtaccccaaaacatctggtggatttgtatcaagcctccctcaaggagaagggtgtcgagaccAATTTCCTCGACTAGGCTAAACAGatggatatacctgatccaGTGTTCGATTTATCAGGACAATTGAACACAACCCACCTGGATGTTTCAGACTTCATTATtgaaagagggaatgaagtgTTTGGGTCCGATTAAATtatttatgtttgatgtactcTTGTTATTTGCACTTGTGATTTAATGCTAGCactttcaattcaataaaagtagtgttccagtatgaataaactgcttTTAACTCTAATTTCCATTACTCAGAgagcatggataaaaattatggttattctAAAAACAAGAGCAATGGTGGAGATttttgtcttgcagacagcGCAACTACGCAtacaatacttcgagatcgaaagtatttctcgaacttgatacttgcaaaagtaaaggtaacaacaacATCAGGgcaatcagatgtaattgaaggctcaggaaaaGCCCAGATCATGTTACCAAATAGAACAATATTGTTCATAGAAAATGCATTGTACGCTACTCGATCcattcgaaatttgttgagttttaaagacatacgtctaaatggataccactttgaaacaaaaagtgcagaaaatgtggaatatCTATGCATTAtctccaatgatacccagaagcgtatattggagaagttgcatggtttattgagtggattgtattatacatacataaagacaattgaggcatatactgtcatgaaccagaagttcattgattcaaaagtttatatgctttggcatgaccatcTGGGTCATCCAAGATctaccatgatgcgtagaatcattaccaacCCTAATGGACATATattattgagcagacacattgatgtctcaaatgataacccttgcaaggcttgtttccaagggaagttggtaattagaccatcacaactaaaggttgatgttgaatccccatcatttttgcaaagaattcatgGGGATATCTGTGGGcctattcaaccaccttgtggaccatttcgatattttatggttttggttaatGCATCTACctgatggtcacatgtttgcctattgtctaTTTGAAATGTAGCATTTGCAAGAtttcttgctcagataattaagttgcgagcacAATTCCTAGATTATCCCATTAAGTCAATCCGAtttgataacgctggtgaatttatgtctcaaacctttgatgattattgcatgacactgggcattgatgttgaacactctgttcctcatgtccatactcaaaatagcTTAGCAGAGGCATTTATCAAGCGGCTTTAATTAATAGCTCGCACTTtactcatgaaaacaaaattgcaagtctttgcatggggacatgccatttTACATGATGCAACATTGGTTCGGTTGAGACCCATAGCCAACCACTAATACtcatcaatacaactcgtgtttgggcatcagccaaacatttcacatttacgagtttttggttgtgctgtttatgtgcctattgcactgccataacgcactaaaatgggaccttaGCGCatactgggaatttatgtggattttgattcaccatctatcattagatatttggaacccttaacatgtgatatgtttacagctcgttttgctgattgtcactttgatgagacaataTTCCTGTCGTTAGGGTGAGAAAGACCGTTCCAAAAGAACGGCAagagctgacatgggttgttcccaccttatctcattttgatccatgaagcactcaatgtgaagatgaagtgaaaaggattgttcatcttcaaagtattgctaatcaaatgctagatgcatttaatgatgctttgAAAGTGACAAAGTCACATATACCAACTGCAAATGCACTTGTAaaaattgatgtccctgttggacaaaataaagtggtagcgaatgattcatcttgtgcacgcctgaagcgtggtagaccaccaggttcaaaagatttaaccattcgaaagagaaagatgagggcacaactgaatccaaatgaaatcattcatgAAAGGAAAGTGAATGATAAATCCCAAATTCATGATTCTAAATTTTCTGaaaaagtacatgaaagcaaagaaatttccataaattatgcatgtactaatgaattgtgggatcgaaaTGAAGTAATCATCAACGATATGTTTGCTTTCGcagtagccactgaaatcatattaagcgATGACATTGAGCCCCGCtttgttgatgaatgcaaacagagacatgattgacct encodes the following:
- the LOC126617014 gene encoding uncharacterized protein LOC126617014, with translation MDAKIHLEAANLGETIKEDNSASFQDRAKAMIFICRHLDEGLKSDYLTVEDLLTLWKALKNRYNHQKMVILPSARYEWTHLRIQDFKTVAEYNFRMFRITSQLKLCGETFTEEDMLEKTFSTFHASNVFLQQQYRERGFTQYNQLISVLLVAEQNNELLMKNHQS